A genomic segment from Garra rufa chromosome 5, GarRuf1.0, whole genome shotgun sequence encodes:
- the hscb gene encoding iron-sulfur cluster co-chaperone protein HscB — MITLYRLRFLLTSDGFKHANKFISNGQLLNLVLFPCFASGRAVSSYRKVNNGVSHCNTVKGHLTLKTFSTATVNKLCWKCGSSAELFFCSSCNVIQPPEDKTSYFDIMNCEQKFSLDTQKLQKRFLELQRALHPDNFCQKSSKEQEYSEEQSALVNKAYRTLQKPLSRAVYMLELQGVLLEEGTDASADPAFLLEVMEINESLAETRSQDEVSAIGRAVRGKLKDLTEQMNSSLNKGDLLTAKELLAQMKYFTNIEEKVKDRITEGY, encoded by the exons ATGATAACGCTATACAGACTCCGATTTTTGTTAACGTCTGACGGATTTAAACATGCAAACAAATTTATATCAAACGGACAACTTCTTAACCTCGTCCTATTTCCGTGTTTCGCTTCAGGAAGAGCTGTGAGTTCTTACAGGAAAGTCAATAATGGTGTTTCTCACTGTAATACAGTTAAAGGACACTTAACTCTGAAGACTTTCAGCACTGCTACAGTCAACAAACTCTGTTGGAAATGCGGATcttctgctgaattatttttctgTTCATCCTGTAATGTCATCCAACCTCCTGAAGACAAGACGAGTTATTTTGACATCATGAACTG TGAACAGAAATTTTCATTGGACACCCAGAAACTTCAGAAAAGGTTTTTGGAGCTGCAAAGAGCTCTCCATCCTGACAACTTCTGCCAGAAATCTTCG AAAGAGCAGGAATATTCAGAAGAGCAATCAGCACTGGTGAACAAAGCCTACAGAACACTGCAGAAACCTCTGAGTCGGGCCGTCTACATG CTGGAGCTGCAGGGGGTTTTGCTGGAGGAAGGTACGGACGCATCCGCAGACCCCGCGTTTCTCCTAGAGGTCATGGAGATCAACGAGAGCCTCGCAGAGACGCGGAGCCAAGATGAGGTCAGCGCTATCGGCCGGGCTGTGCGAG GGAAACTGAAAGACTTGACTGAACAGATGAATTCATCGCTGAACAAAG GGGATCTGCTGACCGCCAAAGAGCTCCTGGCCCAAATGAAGTACTTCACAAATATAGAGGAGAAGGTAAAAGACAGAATTACAGAGGGTTACTGA